A region of Streptomyces sp. NBC_01750 DNA encodes the following proteins:
- a CDS encoding HNH endonuclease — translation MPHVLVLNASYEPLGVVPLRRALILVLENKALCLEESGAFMHSATRVIAAPSVVRLKRFVRVPYRGPVPLTRKALFARDGGRCMYCGGVATSVDHVIPRSRGGQHAWDNVVAACRRCNHVKADRHLRELGWRLHQHPAPPSGLAWRIIGTGHRDPRWLPYLQPYGADDAMARIDGISA, via the coding sequence GTGCCGCACGTTCTGGTCCTCAATGCGTCGTACGAGCCGCTCGGCGTCGTACCGCTTCGCCGCGCGCTCATCCTCGTACTGGAGAACAAGGCCCTCTGCCTCGAGGAATCCGGCGCCTTCATGCACAGCGCGACCCGTGTCATCGCCGCACCCAGCGTCGTACGGCTGAAGCGGTTCGTCCGGGTGCCCTACCGGGGACCCGTTCCCCTCACCCGCAAAGCACTCTTCGCCCGCGACGGCGGGCGCTGTATGTACTGCGGTGGCGTCGCAACCAGCGTCGACCATGTCATTCCGCGCAGCCGTGGCGGACAGCACGCCTGGGACAACGTGGTGGCGGCCTGCCGCCGCTGCAACCATGTCAAGGCCGACCGGCATCTGCGGGAGCTGGGGTGGCGGCTGCACCAGCATCCCGCCCCGCCGAGCGGGCTCGCGTGGCGCATCATCGGGACCGGGCATAGGGATCCGCGCTGGCTGCCATACTTGCAGCCGTACGGCGCGGACGACGCGATGGCCCGGATCGACGGCATTTCAGCCTGA
- a CDS encoding beta-N-acetylglucosaminidase domain-containing protein, producing the protein MRLARGRRTATAVAVAVIGSLLGGAHSAVAAPDTPGSPATAQDPEGAAALPSVWPRPQTMRAAGSAVVLGEEATVVADLGADPYAVERLKELLHASGVRTVHTALPGRGPVLRIGGTGAQDALRALRAPERTDLPSGGYRLAVGQVQGRDTVALDGVGEDGLYHGVQTLRQLIVRQAVAGAARQTIAGVLVRDWPGTAVRGMTEGFYGQPWSRQQRLAQLDFMGRTKQNRYLYAPGDDPFRQARWREPYPAAQRAQFRELAERARRNHVTLAWAVAPAQAMCLAKEGDVKALTRKIDAMWALGVRAFQLQFQDVSYSEWHCDKDADAFGSGPEAAARAQARVAGAVAQHLADRYPDAAPLSLMPTEFYQDGATDYRRALASELDGRVQVAWTGVGVVPRTITGRELAGAREAFEHPLVTMDNYPVNDYAQDRMFLGPYTGREPAVATGSVALLANAMEQASASRIPLFTAADYAWNPKGYRPDESWQAAINDLAGGDTKTREALRALAGNHASSILNPTESGYLQPLLKEFWRSRTTTDAAARDRAAASLRAAFTVMREAPQRLTRPADGRLDDEAGPWLQQLARYGRAGELSVDMLQAQARGDGEAAWRDSLALEPLRTAIRASRATVGKGVLNPFLDRAAKESATWTGADRFADSAGEDTVRLDRPRRVAAVNTMTEPSPGAAGSGGRLEAHVPGQGWRTLGPLSAGGWTETDAKGLRVDAVRVAADGDDPVAVRSVVPWFADEPPAGLDLVRGEADAEIGGGPQHAGVRLTGRRPAEVRGELTAKAPAGIKVRVPKQTTVPRGQRTTVPVEVSVPAGTPAGEYRVPLSFAGQERTLTVRAYPRTGGPDLARTADAAAASSGDETADFPASAAIDSDPKTRWSSPAEDGAWWQLELPRPSRVGQVVLHWQDAYATKYRIQVSADGRTWRTAATVNDGGGGRESVRMDSRDTRFIRVQGDARATRYGYSLWSVEAYAVAE; encoded by the coding sequence GTGCGGCTCGCGCGCGGGAGGCGTACTGCGACAGCCGTCGCGGTCGCTGTCATCGGCAGCCTGCTCGGCGGCGCGCACAGCGCGGTCGCCGCCCCGGACACCCCGGGCTCCCCAGCCACCGCGCAGGACCCCGAGGGTGCGGCCGCGCTGCCCTCCGTCTGGCCGCGGCCGCAGACAATGCGGGCGGCCGGATCGGCCGTCGTACTGGGCGAGGAAGCGACCGTCGTCGCGGACCTCGGCGCCGATCCGTACGCCGTCGAACGGCTGAAGGAGCTGCTGCACGCGTCCGGCGTACGGACCGTGCACACCGCACTGCCCGGCCGCGGCCCCGTCCTGCGCATCGGCGGCACCGGCGCGCAGGACGCGCTGCGCGCCCTGCGCGCACCCGAACGCACCGATCTCCCCTCCGGGGGCTACCGGCTCGCGGTCGGCCAGGTCCAGGGCCGGGACACCGTCGCGCTCGACGGCGTCGGCGAGGACGGTCTCTACCACGGCGTCCAGACGCTGCGGCAGCTGATCGTCCGGCAGGCCGTCGCGGGAGCCGCCCGGCAGACCATTGCCGGAGTACTTGTGCGCGACTGGCCGGGCACGGCCGTACGGGGCATGACAGAAGGTTTTTACGGACAGCCTTGGAGCCGTCAACAGCGGCTGGCGCAGCTCGACTTCATGGGACGTACCAAGCAGAACCGCTATCTGTACGCGCCCGGTGACGACCCCTTCCGGCAGGCCCGCTGGCGCGAGCCGTATCCCGCGGCCCAGCGTGCACAGTTCCGCGAACTCGCCGAGCGCGCACGCCGCAACCACGTCACGCTCGCCTGGGCCGTCGCGCCCGCGCAGGCCATGTGCCTGGCCAAGGAAGGCGACGTCAAGGCGCTGACGCGCAAGATCGACGCGATGTGGGCGCTGGGCGTACGCGCCTTCCAGCTGCAATTCCAGGACGTCAGCTACAGCGAGTGGCACTGCGACAAGGACGCGGACGCCTTCGGCTCGGGCCCCGAGGCGGCGGCCAGGGCCCAGGCGCGCGTGGCGGGCGCGGTGGCGCAGCATCTGGCCGACCGGTACCCCGACGCCGCGCCGCTCTCGCTGATGCCGACGGAGTTCTACCAGGACGGCGCCACCGACTACCGGCGGGCGCTCGCGAGCGAGTTGGACGGCCGGGTCCAGGTGGCGTGGACGGGCGTCGGGGTGGTGCCGCGCACCATCACAGGCCGCGAACTGGCGGGTGCCCGGGAAGCGTTCGAGCATCCGCTGGTCACCATGGACAACTACCCGGTCAACGACTACGCGCAGGACCGGATGTTCCTCGGCCCGTACACGGGCCGCGAGCCCGCCGTGGCGACCGGCTCCGTCGCGCTGCTGGCCAACGCCATGGAGCAGGCCTCCGCGTCCCGCATACCGCTGTTCACCGCCGCCGACTACGCCTGGAACCCCAAGGGCTACCGCCCCGACGAGTCCTGGCAGGCCGCGATCAACGATCTCGCCGGCGGCGACACGAAGACCCGCGAGGCGCTGCGCGCACTGGCCGGCAATCACGCCTCTTCGATACTCAACCCCACCGAGTCCGGTTATCTGCAGCCGCTGCTGAAGGAATTCTGGCGGTCGCGCACGACCACGGACGCGGCGGCCAGGGACCGGGCGGCGGCATCTCTGCGCGCCGCGTTCACCGTGATGCGCGAGGCCCCGCAGCGGCTGACGCGGCCCGCCGACGGCCGTCTTGACGACGAAGCGGGGCCGTGGCTGCAGCAGTTGGCGCGGTACGGCCGGGCCGGCGAGCTCTCGGTCGACATGCTGCAGGCGCAGGCGCGCGGGGACGGCGAGGCGGCCTGGCGTGACTCACTGGCGCTGGAGCCGCTGCGTACGGCCATCAGGGCGAGCAGGGCAACGGTGGGCAAGGGCGTGCTGAATCCGTTCCTGGACCGGGCCGCGAAGGAGTCGGCGACCTGGACGGGTGCGGACCGCTTCGCGGACTCGGCCGGCGAGGACACGGTCCGGCTGGACCGGCCCAGGCGCGTCGCCGCGGTGAACACGATGACCGAACCGTCCCCCGGTGCCGCGGGCTCCGGCGGCCGGCTGGAGGCGCATGTCCCCGGCCAGGGGTGGCGCACGCTCGGCCCCCTCTCCGCCGGCGGCTGGACCGAGACCGACGCGAAGGGCTTGCGGGTGGACGCGGTGAGGGTCGCGGCGGACGGGGACGATCCCGTCGCCGTACGGTCCGTGGTGCCGTGGTTCGCCGACGAGCCGCCGGCCGGCCTCGATCTCGTACGCGGCGAGGCGGACGCCGAGATCGGCGGCGGCCCGCAGCACGCGGGTGTCCGGCTGACCGGGCGGCGCCCCGCCGAGGTGCGCGGTGAACTCACCGCGAAGGCTCCGGCCGGCATCAAGGTGCGGGTGCCGAAGCAGACGACGGTGCCGCGCGGGCAGCGTACGACCGTGCCGGTCGAGGTCAGCGTCCCGGCGGGCACACCCGCGGGTGAGTACCGGGTGCCGCTGTCCTTCGCGGGCCAGGAGCGCACGCTGACGGTGCGTGCCTATCCGCGCACCGGCGGGCCCGACCTCGCGCGCACCGCCGACGCTGCCGCCGCCTCGTCCGGCGACGAGACGGCCGACTTCCCGGCGTCGGCGGCGATCGACAGCGACCCGAAGACCCGCTGGTCCTCGCCCGCCGAGGACGGCGCCTGGTGGCAGCTGGAGCTGCCGCGGCCGTCCCGGGTCGGCCAGGTCGTGCTGCACTGGCAGGACGCGTACGCGACGAAGTACCGCATCCAGGTCTCCGCCGACGGCCGTACCTGGCGCACGGCGGCGACGGTGAACGACGGCGGGGGCGGGCGCGAGAGCGTCCGTATGGACAGCAGGGACACCCGCTTCATCCGTGTCCAGGGCGACGCGCGCGCCACCCGGTACGGGTACTCACTCTGGTCGGTGGAGGCATACGCCGTCGCAGAGTGA
- a CDS encoding mechanosensitive ion channel family protein gives MSWSVLLAADPSPEPVSIDEAAKQAGDAAGWVEENWSTWLNTSLRIALILVVALVLRMVLRRALTRLIARMNRSAQVMEGTALGGLLVNAERRRQRSEAIGSVLRSVSSFVILGTAGLMILGAFKIDLAPLLASAGVAGVAIGFGARNLVTDFLSGVFMIMEDQYGVGDSIDAGVASGEVIEVGLRVTKLRGDNGEIWYVRNGEIKRIGNLSQGWATATVDVVVRSSENLNRVSSVIGEVAEDLAKAEPWNERLWGPVEMLGLNEVLLDSMTVRVAAKTMPGKALGVERELRLRIKKAFDAADIRIVGGLPPVTDQASAADPTAGMAAPSAYASTTSPQSVAATPIAPPTAVAK, from the coding sequence GTGTCCTGGTCCGTCCTACTGGCCGCCGACCCGTCACCCGAGCCCGTCTCGATCGACGAGGCCGCCAAGCAGGCAGGAGACGCCGCAGGCTGGGTGGAGGAGAACTGGTCCACCTGGCTGAACACCAGCCTGCGCATCGCGCTGATCCTGGTGGTCGCGCTGGTATTGCGCATGGTGCTGCGCCGCGCTCTCACCAGGCTGATCGCGCGGATGAACCGCTCCGCACAGGTCATGGAGGGCACGGCGCTCGGCGGCCTGCTGGTCAACGCCGAGCGGCGCCGCCAGCGCTCGGAGGCGATCGGTTCCGTACTCCGCTCGGTCTCGTCCTTTGTGATTCTTGGCACTGCGGGCCTGATGATCCTCGGCGCCTTCAAGATCGACCTGGCACCGCTGCTGGCATCCGCCGGTGTCGCGGGCGTCGCGATCGGCTTCGGCGCGCGCAACCTGGTCACCGACTTCCTCTCGGGCGTCTTCATGATCATGGAGGACCAGTACGGAGTCGGGGACAGCATCGACGCGGGCGTCGCCTCGGGCGAGGTGATCGAGGTGGGCCTGCGCGTCACCAAGCTGCGCGGCGACAACGGTGAGATCTGGTACGTCCGCAACGGCGAGATCAAGCGCATCGGCAACCTCAGCCAGGGCTGGGCCACCGCCACGGTCGACGTCGTGGTCCGCTCCTCGGAGAACCTGAACCGCGTCAGCTCGGTGATCGGCGAGGTCGCGGAGGACCTGGCGAAGGCCGAGCCGTGGAACGAGCGGCTGTGGGGCCCGGTGGAGATGCTGGGCCTGAACGAGGTGCTGCTGGACTCGATGACGGTGCGGGTCGCGGCGAAGACGATGCCGGGCAAGGCGCTCGGCGTGGAGCGCGAACTCCGCCTGCGGATCAAGAAGGCCTTCGACGCTGCGGACATCCGCATCGTGGGCGGCCTGCCGCCGGTGACGGACCAGGCCTCGGCGGCAGACCCGACGGCGGGCATGGCGGCACCTTCGGCGTATGCGTCGACGACCTCGCCGCAGTCGGTGGCGGCGACGCCGATAGCGCCTCCGACGGCCGTGGCGAAGTAG
- a CDS encoding VCBS repeat-containing protein: MATAVAVACAAVTGSVVMPAVAVAKPIAAPADFNGDGYQDLVVPAPTAKVGGMDGAGAVVVLYGSRTGVSTLRKAVITQNTAGVPDAAEAQDLFGASTAFADLDQDGYSDLVVGAPDEDLGSALDAGAVTILWGGKNGLAAASALPVTLTKGGRYGLDVAAVRDSGGARVLVGGYAGSIEFSGAFARDGSVSTKTPHWGTPSVAVTDYLVRDDGRAARVITSVRVGGHSGGLVYVEPTSPSTPLPIDGTTTATGDVNGDGYNDLVVGDPDEPISGTYGHKGGQITVWYGGESGLAATPVRISQDTAGVVGTSVKYNRFGTALAVADLNKDGVGDIVVGVPGQTQNGKGRAGAVVIIPGTRTGTPGAGSYQLSQETASVPGVSEPGDGFGLTLAVGDVRADGRPDVIIGAEGEDSYRGAVWVLPGSATGPTGTGSVELTAGKLAVVGDMPQVGGFQPS, translated from the coding sequence TTGGCGACCGCAGTTGCCGTGGCTTGCGCCGCTGTGACGGGCTCGGTCGTCATGCCTGCCGTGGCCGTGGCGAAGCCCATTGCCGCGCCGGCGGATTTCAACGGGGACGGCTACCAGGACCTGGTTGTCCCGGCGCCCACGGCCAAGGTGGGAGGCATGGACGGCGCGGGGGCGGTCGTCGTCCTCTACGGCTCCAGGACCGGGGTGTCCACCCTGCGCAAGGCCGTCATCACACAGAACACCGCCGGTGTGCCGGACGCCGCGGAGGCCCAAGACCTCTTCGGCGCCTCGACGGCGTTCGCCGATCTCGACCAGGACGGCTACAGCGACCTGGTCGTCGGAGCGCCCGACGAGGACCTCGGCAGCGCCCTGGACGCCGGCGCAGTCACCATCCTGTGGGGTGGCAAGAACGGCTTGGCCGCGGCAAGCGCGCTGCCGGTGACGTTGACCAAGGGCGGCCGGTACGGCCTGGATGTCGCCGCAGTGCGCGACAGCGGTGGCGCGCGTGTCCTGGTCGGCGGCTACGCCGGATCGATCGAGTTCAGCGGCGCCTTCGCACGCGACGGCTCCGTCAGCACGAAGACGCCACACTGGGGCACACCCTCGGTCGCCGTCACCGACTACCTGGTGCGCGACGACGGACGGGCGGCGCGGGTCATCACCTCCGTCCGGGTCGGTGGCCACAGCGGCGGCCTCGTGTATGTCGAGCCCACAAGCCCCAGCACCCCGCTGCCCATTGACGGCACGACCACCGCCACCGGGGATGTCAACGGCGACGGCTACAACGACCTGGTTGTCGGCGACCCCGACGAACCGATCAGTGGCACCTACGGCCACAAGGGCGGTCAGATCACTGTCTGGTACGGCGGTGAGAGCGGTCTGGCGGCAACACCGGTGCGGATCAGCCAGGACACTGCCGGCGTCGTCGGCACGTCGGTGAAGTACAACCGTTTCGGCACCGCCCTGGCCGTCGCAGATCTGAACAAGGACGGTGTCGGCGACATCGTCGTCGGCGTGCCCGGACAGACGCAGAACGGCAAGGGGCGTGCCGGAGCCGTCGTCATCATCCCCGGTACGAGGACCGGCACGCCCGGCGCCGGCTCGTACCAGCTCTCGCAGGAGACCGCGTCGGTTCCCGGGGTGTCGGAACCGGGCGACGGGTTCGGTCTCACGCTCGCGGTCGGCGACGTCAGGGCCGACGGTCGTCCTGATGTGATCATCGGCGCGGAGGGCGAGGACAGCTACCGCGGCGCGGTGTGGGTCCTGCCTGGCAGCGCAACCGGCCCCACCGGAACAGGCAGCGTAGAGCTGACCGCCGGGAAGCTCGCAGTGGTCGGGGACATGCCCCAGGTCGGCGGCTTCCAGCCGTCGTGA